A region of Pseudanabaena sp. BC1403 DNA encodes the following proteins:
- a CDS encoding actin-binding WH2 domain-containing protein, producing the protein MPFFSVLIDLLSDRDRFIQEIYDGIKINTKIFGLLVCSSIFLAIYGGLIGAVSSWMQVLSSAAKLPFLFLITLAICLPALYFFNVYFGAKTRLSQYTAILLCAVTITSTLLFGFAPVTLFFLITTDSYSFFLLLNVAIFTLTGIIGVYFLYQVLLPKVETIVSDQGLMIEDTAIDKNRKVRISILKFWLGLYAFVGSQMAWTLRPFFGSFGSKFDLFRPREGNFYMAVWNALKQFFIS; encoded by the coding sequence ATGCCATTTTTTTCAGTTCTTATTGACTTACTTAGCGATCGCGATCGGTTCATTCAAGAAATCTATGACGGCATCAAAATCAATACCAAAATATTTGGCTTGTTAGTTTGTAGCTCCATATTTTTAGCGATTTATGGCGGATTGATCGGTGCGGTTAGTTCTTGGATGCAGGTTTTATCCTCGGCAGCCAAGTTGCCATTTTTGTTTCTTATTACCCTAGCGATTTGCTTGCCTGCGCTCTATTTCTTTAATGTTTACTTCGGTGCAAAAACTCGCCTGAGTCAATATACGGCGATTTTACTTTGTGCTGTGACTATTACGAGTACTTTATTATTTGGCTTTGCGCCAGTCACCTTATTCTTCTTGATTACGACAGATAGCTATTCCTTTTTTCTGCTGTTAAACGTTGCCATATTTACGTTAACAGGAATTATTGGAGTTTACTTTCTCTATCAAGTTTTACTGCCAAAAGTAGAAACTATTGTCTCAGATCAAGGCTTAATGATAGAAGATACAGCGATTGACAAAAACCGCAAAGTTCGGATATCAATTTTGAAGTTTTGGTTAGGGCTTTATGCTTTTGTTGGTAGTCAGATGGCTTGGACGCTCAGACCATTTTTTGGCTCCTTTGGCTCTAAGTTCGACCTTTTTCGTCCTCGCGAAGGGAATTTTTATATGGCAGTCTGGAATGCTCTTAAGCAATTCTTTATCTCATAA
- the patD gene encoding heterocyst frequency control protein PatD codes for MAQDYLALVHDLQNQLEILQTAIASQKEPAPTIAKDWLRSHREIQTFFQSNLINTDLEITPQNLSLQVEIDKQLKMLGVDLTMLQTARSPATWQKRHQQACDRFVLLDRYLRMHY; via the coding sequence TTGGCACAAGATTATTTAGCTTTAGTTCATGATTTGCAAAATCAGTTAGAAATATTGCAAACAGCGATCGCCTCCCAAAAAGAACCTGCACCCACGATCGCCAAAGACTGGCTGCGATCGCATCGCGAAATTCAAACATTTTTTCAGTCAAATCTTATAAACACAGATCTAGAGATAACACCGCAAAATTTATCTTTGCAAGTGGAAATTGATAAACAATTAAAAATGCTTGGCGTAGATTTAACAATGTTGCAAACTGCGCGTAGTCCCGCCACATGGCAAAAAAGGCATCAACAAGCCTGCGATCGCTTTGTTCTATTAGATCGGTATTTACGAATGCATTATTAA
- a CDS encoding NAD(P)H-quinone oxidoreductase subunit F produces MILETAWLLPCYGLLGAVLTLPWSLRIVRRSGPRPAAYLNILMTVLALVHSCWLLTSIWGQPAQQFEFIWFQAFDLNLACSFDISTISVGASVMIAVMSLISQVYGLGSLETDWAIARFCALIGFFEAAITGIAFSDSLFFSYALLEMLTLSTYLLVGFWYAQPLVVTAARDAFWTKRVGDLFLLMAVVTLSNLTDSLNFSDLKTWADAPQTIAYFAEHQQFGTLLGLALIAGPLGKCAQFPLHLWLDEAMEGPNPASILRNSVVVGAGAYVLIKFQPILSLFPVAAEVSVVIGSITAIGASLVAIAQIDMKRALSHSTSAYLGLVFIAVGMQQPDLALGLLFSHGISKSLLFLSSGAVMMTTMTQDLTEMGGIKTRMPASLIAFIVGSLGLVALVPFGGFWTLLRWEETFWNSEPWLIAIALLVNSITAFGLMRLFALVFLGPTQPKTRRAPEVAWPVALPLVSLTIITLLVPILLPSWEFVDIDLDTVDIWGTVVLSASGLLGFGLGAYIYIKPYETGSSVPMLPKATRQVWKAVQDLLAYDLYVQAIYKYTVVLIVGGGSKFLAWIDRYLVDGSVNFVGFASIFSGESLKYTVTGRLQQYVLTIMIGLILIGFAAFYGLH; encoded by the coding sequence ATGATCCTAGAAACAGCTTGGTTATTGCCTTGCTATGGTTTGCTGGGCGCAGTGCTGACACTCCCATGGTCATTAAGGATAGTTCGTCGATCAGGCCCGCGTCCTGCGGCTTACCTAAATATATTGATGACTGTACTAGCACTAGTTCATAGCTGTTGGCTGCTGACATCAATTTGGGGACAACCTGCTCAACAATTTGAATTTATTTGGTTTCAAGCTTTTGATCTAAATCTTGCTTGCTCATTTGATATCTCCACGATTAGTGTCGGCGCATCAGTGATGATTGCCGTGATGAGTTTGATCTCACAAGTCTATGGGCTAGGCTCTCTCGAAACTGATTGGGCGATCGCCAGATTTTGCGCCCTAATTGGCTTCTTTGAAGCAGCGATCACAGGGATTGCCTTTAGTGACTCACTATTTTTCAGCTATGCCCTGCTGGAGATGCTCACCCTATCAACTTATTTACTAGTCGGGTTTTGGTATGCACAGCCCCTAGTAGTAACTGCCGCTAGAGACGCATTTTGGACAAAGAGAGTCGGCGACTTATTTTTGTTAATGGCTGTAGTTACATTGTCCAATCTTACGGATAGTTTGAATTTTTCCGATCTCAAAACATGGGCTGATGCGCCGCAAACGATCGCCTATTTTGCCGAACATCAACAATTTGGCACGTTATTAGGGCTAGCTCTAATTGCAGGCCCATTGGGTAAATGCGCTCAATTCCCACTGCACCTATGGCTCGATGAAGCGATGGAGGGGCCAAACCCTGCTTCGATTTTGCGAAATTCCGTAGTTGTAGGTGCTGGAGCCTATGTGCTGATTAAGTTTCAGCCTATTTTATCTCTGTTTCCCGTGGCGGCTGAAGTTTCGGTGGTGATTGGTTCAATTACAGCGATCGGCGCATCATTAGTGGCGATCGCCCAAATCGACATGAAACGCGCTCTATCCCACTCAACAAGTGCCTATCTTGGTCTAGTTTTTATCGCCGTGGGTATGCAACAGCCAGACCTAGCTTTGGGCTTACTCTTTAGTCATGGCATTAGCAAATCATTGTTATTCCTCAGTTCTGGCGCAGTAATGATGACCACGATGACGCAAGATCTCACGGAAATGGGCGGCATCAAAACACGAATGCCTGCCAGTCTCATCGCCTTCATTGTCGGCTCACTGGGATTAGTGGCGCTGGTTCCATTTGGCGGATTTTGGACTCTTCTACGATGGGAAGAAACCTTTTGGAATAGCGAACCTTGGTTAATTGCGATCGCCTTATTGGTCAATAGCATTACTGCCTTCGGACTAATGCGATTGTTTGCACTCGTATTTCTTGGCCCAACCCAGCCCAAAACCCGCCGTGCGCCCGAAGTTGCTTGGCCAGTGGCACTTCCATTAGTCTCTCTGACAATCATTACTTTACTTGTGCCCATCTTGTTACCATCATGGGAATTTGTTGATATTGACTTAGATACAGTGGATATCTGGGGTACTGTCGTACTTTCCGCTTCAGGGCTTCTTGGCTTTGGCTTAGGTGCATATATCTACATCAAACCCTACGAAACTGGTAGCTCAGTGCCGATGTTGCCAAAGGCTACTCGTCAGGTATGGAAAGCTGTACAGGATTTACTAGCCTATGACCTCTATGTACAAGCCATCTATAAATACACCGTGGTCTTGATTGTGGGCGGGGGCTCCAAATTTTTAGCTTGGATTGATCGCTATTTAGTCGATGGTTCAGTTAACTTTGTTGGCTTTGCCTCAATCTTCAGTGGCGAAAGCTTGAAATATACGGTGACAGGAAGGTTACAGCAGTACGTGCTGACGATCATGATCGGTTTAATTCTGATCGGATTTGCCGCTTTTTATGGTCTTCATTAA
- a CDS encoding NADH-quinone oxidoreductase subunit M gives MLSTLVWAPIAGALLIVLVGAALDTQQLRRISLGIAIATFGWAIFLITKFDISLSSIQLSESLAWLDPIGLTYRLGVDGLSFPLVLMNGLLLIIAIYISNDIQRPRLYFPLLLVLGGGVNGAFLAQNLLLFFLFFEVELVPLYLLIAIWGGEKRGYAATKFLIYTAISGVLILAAFFGMAFFGSSDTAFTFNYQDLNLEGVSTTTKGILLILLLLGFGIKIPIVPLHTWLPDAHVEASTPVSTLLAGVLLKLGTYGLLRFGLGLLPEAWQAIAPFLAGWAVVSVIYGCLTAITQTDMKKMVAYSSVGHMGYILLALAAASPLSLVGATFQMVSHGLISALLFILVGIVYKKTGTRDINSLNGLLNPERGLPITGSLMILAAMASAGTPGMIGFIAEFVIFRSSFAVFPIQTLLCMIGTGLTAVYFLIMIDRVFFGRLAVEKIANQPPISNFPFAKWQEKSPAIVLALIIVFFGLIPNFATKMIESSADAIAPNHTKPSHIALVE, from the coding sequence ATGCTTAGCACATTAGTTTGGGCACCGATCGCAGGTGCACTTCTTATCGTTTTAGTGGGCGCAGCCCTCGACACCCAACAGTTACGCCGAATATCATTAGGCATTGCGATCGCTACATTTGGATGGGCGATCTTCTTAATCACCAAATTCGATATTAGTCTATCCTCCATCCAATTAAGTGAATCCTTGGCTTGGCTAGATCCCATCGGACTTACCTATCGGCTAGGTGTTGATGGTCTATCCTTCCCACTAGTTCTAATGAATGGATTATTGCTGATTATCGCTATCTACATAAGCAATGATATTCAACGTCCTCGCCTCTATTTCCCCTTGCTATTAGTGCTTGGGGGTGGTGTCAATGGAGCATTTCTTGCTCAAAACTTACTCCTTTTCTTTCTTTTCTTTGAAGTTGAATTAGTTCCCCTCTATTTACTAATCGCGATTTGGGGCGGAGAAAAACGCGGCTACGCTGCAACCAAGTTTTTAATTTATACCGCCATTTCAGGCGTGCTGATCTTAGCGGCCTTTTTCGGCATGGCATTTTTTGGTAGTAGCGATACTGCCTTTACCTTTAACTATCAAGACTTAAATCTTGAAGGCGTATCGACAACGACCAAAGGAATTTTGCTAATTCTGCTACTCCTTGGCTTTGGCATTAAAATTCCAATCGTGCCGTTGCATACATGGTTACCTGATGCCCACGTTGAAGCCTCAACCCCAGTTTCCACATTGCTCGCAGGGGTTCTACTAAAACTTGGAACATACGGTCTATTAAGGTTTGGACTGGGTTTACTGCCCGAAGCATGGCAAGCGATCGCTCCATTTTTGGCAGGTTGGGCTGTGGTCAGCGTCATTTATGGATGTCTTACCGCAATCACCCAAACTGACATGAAAAAAATGGTTGCCTATAGTTCTGTAGGACATATGGGGTATATCCTTCTAGCCTTAGCCGCTGCTAGCCCATTGTCACTAGTAGGGGCTACTTTTCAGATGGTTAGTCATGGTCTTATCTCGGCGCTGCTATTTATTTTGGTGGGTATTGTTTATAAGAAAACGGGAACCAGAGATATCAACTCCCTCAATGGTTTGCTCAATCCTGAACGTGGTTTACCAATTACAGGTTCGCTGATGATTTTGGCAGCAATGGCAAGCGCAGGTACACCAGGAATGATTGGGTTTATTGCTGAATTTGTGATTTTTCGTAGCAGTTTTGCAGTTTTCCCAATCCAAACTCTTCTCTGTATGATTGGAACTGGATTAACTGCGGTCTATTTCCTCATCATGATCGATCGCGTATTTTTTGGCCGTCTTGCCGTCGAAAAAATTGCCAATCAGCCACCGATTAGCAATTTTCCCTTTGCAAAATGGCAAGAAAAATCTCCCGCGATCGTTCTCGCTCTGATCATCGTTTTCTTTGGACTAATCCCCAACTTTGCCACCAAAATGATCGAGAGTTCCGCCGATGCGATTGCGCCAAATCACACTAAGCCAAGTCATATTGCTTTGGTAGAATAG
- a CDS encoding glycosyltransferase family 4 protein yields MKILHVNQSDTSGGAAIAGYRLHQGLLEQGIDSKMLVGNVKTDSDRIVAVPRKPRTENLLNRFTRYSGLNYINLLSSFDIPNHKFYQDADILNFHNLHAGYFNYLAVSKLTKTKPAIFTLHDMWSFTGHCAYSYDCDRWKIGCGKCPYPDTYPAICHDSTLIEWKLKNWIYGKSNLTIVTLSHWLTEQAKASMLNRFPIYHIPNGIDTDTYQPLDRHLCKAVLGIPQDKRVLLFGAESLKDKRKGGDLLLNALRQLPISLKAEILLLTFGNGSEAITAELGIPTIGLGYISSDRLKSIAYSAADLFIFPTRADNLPLVLQESMACGTPMVSFDIGGVPDLVRPMVTGYLAKPEDAKDFCNGIVTLLEDDQLRQNMSVNCRAIAIAEYSLELQAERYIKLYKEILL; encoded by the coding sequence ATGAAAATTTTACATGTCAATCAATCTGATACCTCGGGTGGTGCTGCGATCGCAGGATATCGTCTTCATCAAGGATTATTAGAACAAGGGATTGATTCTAAGATGTTGGTGGGAAATGTTAAGACTGACAGCGATCGCATAGTGGCTGTTCCTCGTAAACCCCGTACTGAAAATCTACTCAATCGTTTTACGAGGTATTCTGGGCTTAACTACATCAATCTTCTTAGCAGTTTTGATATTCCTAATCACAAATTTTATCAAGATGCAGATATTCTAAACTTTCATAATTTACATGCAGGCTACTTTAACTATTTAGCTGTTTCAAAATTAACTAAAACAAAACCTGCAATCTTTACTCTCCACGATATGTGGAGCTTTACTGGACATTGTGCTTATAGCTATGACTGCGATCGCTGGAAAATTGGCTGTGGGAAATGTCCTTATCCTGACACCTATCCTGCCATTTGTCACGATAGTACTCTCATTGAGTGGAAACTCAAAAATTGGATTTACGGTAAATCAAATCTAACTATCGTCACTCTCAGCCATTGGCTAACTGAACAAGCTAAAGCAAGTATGCTCAATCGCTTTCCTATCTACCACATTCCTAATGGTATTGATACAGATACTTATCAACCATTAGATCGGCATTTATGTAAGGCTGTTTTAGGTATTCCTCAAGATAAAAGAGTACTTCTATTCGGTGCAGAAAGTCTTAAAGATAAACGCAAAGGTGGGGATTTATTATTAAATGCTTTGCGGCAATTACCGATATCTCTTAAAGCAGAGATACTACTCCTGACCTTTGGGAATGGAAGTGAGGCGATTACTGCTGAATTGGGAATACCAACTATTGGCTTGGGATATATTAGTAGCGATCGCTTAAAGTCTATTGCTTATTCGGCGGCTGACCTGTTTATTTTCCCTACCCGTGCTGATAATTTACCTTTAGTATTACAAGAAAGCATGGCTTGTGGAACGCCAATGGTTTCCTTTGATATTGGCGGTGTTCCAGACCTAGTAAGACCGATGGTCACGGGTTATTTAGCAAAACCTGAAGATGCCAAGGATTTTTGTAATGGTATTGTGACGTTACTAGAAGATGATCAATTGCGACAAAATATGAGTGTCAATTGTCGTGCGATCGCCATTGCGGAATATTCTTTAGAATTGCAAGCAGAGCGCTATATCAAACTTTACAAAGAGATTTTGCTTTAA